From a single Stackebrandtia endophytica genomic region:
- the nucS gene encoding endonuclease NucS produces MRLVVARCSVDYTGRLTAHLPMAPRLLMLKADGSILVHADGGSYKPLNWMTPPCTLKDGDGEWTITNDKSGDSLRITIEEILHDSSHELGVDPGLRKDGVEAHLQELLAADPTPIGEGYTLVRREFPTAIGPVDLMCRDPQGSSVAVEIKRRGEIDGVEQLTRYLELLNRDPLLSPVQGVFAAQVIKPQARVLAEDRGIRCVTVDYDALRGTVDQTQPTLF; encoded by the coding sequence ATGCGTCTTGTGGTTGCCAGGTGTTCCGTCGACTACACCGGGCGGCTCACCGCCCACCTCCCCATGGCCCCTCGGCTGCTGATGCTGAAGGCCGACGGGAGCATCCTGGTGCACGCCGACGGCGGTTCGTACAAGCCGCTCAACTGGATGACTCCGCCGTGCACCCTCAAGGACGGCGACGGCGAGTGGACCATCACCAACGACAAGTCCGGTGACAGCCTGCGCATCACGATCGAGGAGATCCTGCACGATTCCTCACACGAACTGGGTGTCGACCCTGGCCTGCGCAAGGACGGGGTCGAGGCGCACCTGCAGGAACTGCTGGCCGCCGACCCCACCCCGATCGGTGAGGGCTACACGTTGGTGAGGCGGGAGTTCCCCACCGCGATCGGCCCGGTGGACCTGATGTGTCGCGACCCCCAGGGCTCCTCGGTGGCCGTGGAGATCAAACGTCGCGGCGAGATCGACGGCGTCGAACAGCTCACCCGATACCTCGAACTGCTGAACCGGGACCCGTTGTTGTCGCCGGTTCAGGGCGTCTTCGCCGCTCAGGTGATCAAGCCACAGGCCAGGGTGCTGGCCGAGGACCGGGGAATCCGGTGCGTCACCGTCGACTACGACGCGCTGCGCGGCACCGTCGACCAGACCCAGCCGACGCTGTTCTGA
- a CDS encoding NAD(P)/FAD-dependent oxidoreductase: MRRIVIIGAGHVGFYVADRLSSKLRKDIRRGEVEVMVIDPQQHMTYQPFLPEAAAGHISPRHGVIPLRRALHRCRILSGTVTKVTHSDKTLIVQPIVGPPREIEYDQIVVAPGSVSRTLPIPGLADNAVGFKSMGEAIYLRNHVLSRLDVAAATTDDAVRQRALSFVFVGGGFAGVEAMAELEDMVRDTMRDYEELDFSQTRWTLIEASQRILPEVGAEMGAYTVEKLLQRGFDIRLNTLLKSCEDGHVVLSDGEEFDADTIVWTAGVKPHPMLAETDLPLGPKGHLRCRPTLQVEDDNGVVPGAWGAGDSAQVPDLSGFSEYCSPSAQHAVRQAAVLADNLVATLYQRPIKEYRHKYVGSVASLGYRKGVAHVYGFKGKGLIAWFMHRSYHLMRVPGFGRKVRVVADWTLALFTKRETVQLGELHDPRGPWEDVASGRTPPTPG; the protein is encoded by the coding sequence GTGAGACGCATCGTGATCATCGGGGCCGGGCACGTGGGTTTCTACGTGGCCGACCGACTGTCATCCAAACTGCGCAAAGACATCCGGCGGGGCGAGGTCGAAGTGATGGTGATCGACCCGCAACAACACATGACGTATCAGCCGTTTCTCCCCGAGGCGGCGGCCGGACACATTTCACCTCGGCACGGCGTCATCCCGCTGCGCCGCGCCCTACATCGGTGCCGGATCCTATCGGGCACCGTCACCAAGGTCACCCACTCCGATAAGACCCTGATCGTTCAGCCGATCGTCGGGCCGCCGCGTGAAATCGAGTATGACCAGATCGTGGTGGCGCCCGGATCGGTCTCCCGCACCCTGCCCATCCCGGGCCTCGCCGACAACGCCGTCGGTTTCAAGTCGATGGGTGAGGCGATCTATCTCCGTAACCATGTTCTCTCCCGCCTCGACGTCGCCGCCGCGACCACCGATGACGCGGTTCGGCAACGCGCTCTGTCCTTTGTGTTCGTCGGCGGCGGTTTCGCCGGCGTGGAGGCGATGGCGGAGCTGGAGGACATGGTCCGCGACACCATGCGCGACTACGAGGAACTCGACTTCTCGCAGACACGCTGGACGCTGATCGAAGCCTCCCAGCGGATTCTGCCCGAGGTCGGTGCCGAGATGGGCGCCTACACAGTGGAGAAACTGTTGCAGCGCGGTTTCGACATCCGACTCAACACCCTACTCAAGTCCTGTGAGGACGGCCATGTCGTGCTGTCCGACGGTGAGGAGTTCGACGCCGACACGATCGTGTGGACCGCCGGCGTGAAGCCACACCCGATGCTGGCCGAGACCGATCTGCCGCTGGGACCTAAGGGACACCTGCGGTGCCGCCCGACCCTCCAGGTCGAGGACGACAACGGAGTCGTGCCCGGCGCCTGGGGTGCCGGCGACTCGGCGCAGGTGCCGGACCTGTCGGGGTTCTCCGAATACTGCTCGCCCAGTGCGCAGCACGCCGTTCGGCAGGCTGCCGTACTGGCGGACAACCTGGTCGCGACGCTCTATCAACGTCCGATCAAGGAGTACCGGCACAAGTACGTCGGTTCGGTGGCCTCGCTCGGCTACCGCAAGGGTGTCGCGCACGTGTACGGCTTCAAGGGTAAGGGCTTGATCGCGTGGTTCATGCACCGCTCCTACCACCTGATGCGGGTGCCCGGCTTCGGCCGCAAGGTTCGCGTGGTGGCGGACTGGACTCTCGCACTGTTCACCAAGCGCGAGACGGTTCAGCTCGGCGAGTTGCACGATCCGCGCGGACCATGGGAGGACGTGGCGTCCGGACGGACTCCGCCCACTCCGGGTTGA
- a CDS encoding CHAT domain-containing protein, which yields MRRSNRGHRTDGHHFRTLRRLTWAELEVARGDRSAALKHLRIGLNQLHEHRARLGSMEMQAGMTSLGRKLAEKGIELVIDSNRAGTIFSWSERSRAQAFRLPPASPPEDSEIAEILARVRKLRNEIREAELVGDPVAELRSQCRIWERQLREHSWHASGSGKSVPLVKIGQVHQELARWDQALVSFVADRGYLHALVLGDGRTSHVRLGPVDEVAEANRRLLVDLTAATGRKLPGRMLDVVRRSIQHQANVLGKVLLEPVLPLVGAKDLVVVPAQAMASLPWGVLPQLAGRPVTVSPSASVWWSAVRRESRRAGPTLLASGPDLTHAEEELTAIAGLRPDSLVLRDRDATPSAILAALDGASLAHLAAHGYHEPENVLFSRLDFADGPLMAYDIARLSTPPAHVTLSACDVGQSTVTIGDESLGFTAALLHAGTDTVVSSVTKVEHSAAADVMTAYHAGLVAGHRPARALAEASARQPFTSFVCYGAG from the coding sequence TTGCGCAGATCCAATCGCGGCCATCGCACCGACGGCCATCACTTCCGCACCCTCCGTCGACTGACCTGGGCCGAGCTCGAGGTCGCCCGCGGCGACCGGTCAGCGGCTTTGAAGCACCTGCGCATCGGCCTCAACCAGCTGCACGAGCATCGGGCCCGGCTGGGCAGCATGGAGATGCAGGCCGGGATGACCTCGCTGGGGCGAAAGTTGGCGGAGAAGGGCATTGAACTGGTCATCGACTCCAATCGAGCCGGGACGATCTTCTCCTGGTCCGAGCGGTCCCGGGCGCAAGCGTTTCGCCTGCCGCCGGCCAGCCCGCCCGAGGACTCCGAGATAGCGGAGATCCTGGCGCGGGTTCGCAAGCTGCGCAACGAGATCCGTGAGGCCGAACTGGTGGGCGACCCGGTCGCTGAGCTGCGCTCGCAGTGTCGGATCTGGGAGCGGCAGCTGCGGGAACACTCCTGGCACGCCTCGGGTTCGGGTAAGTCGGTGCCGCTGGTCAAGATCGGGCAGGTACATCAGGAGCTGGCGCGGTGGGATCAGGCGTTGGTCAGCTTCGTCGCCGATCGCGGCTACTTGCATGCCCTGGTGCTCGGTGACGGTCGGACCAGCCACGTCCGGCTCGGTCCGGTCGACGAGGTGGCCGAGGCCAACCGGCGACTGTTGGTCGACCTCACCGCAGCGACCGGACGAAAGCTGCCGGGGCGGATGCTCGACGTGGTGCGGCGCTCCATCCAGCATCAGGCGAACGTCCTGGGGAAGGTGTTGCTGGAACCGGTGTTGCCGTTGGTCGGAGCCAAGGACCTCGTGGTGGTGCCGGCCCAGGCGATGGCCTCGCTGCCGTGGGGGGTGCTCCCGCAGCTGGCGGGTCGCCCGGTGACAGTGAGTCCGTCGGCGTCGGTGTGGTGGAGCGCGGTGCGGCGGGAATCGCGACGGGCCGGACCGACTCTGCTGGCATCGGGTCCCGACCTCACCCACGCCGAGGAGGAACTGACCGCGATCGCCGGGCTCCGTCCGGACAGCCTGGTCCTGCGCGATCGGGATGCCACCCCGTCGGCGATCCTCGCGGCGCTGGACGGAGCCTCATTGGCCCACCTGGCCGCACACGGATATCACGAGCCGGAGAACGTGCTGTTCTCCCGACTGGATTTCGCCGACGGGCCGCTGATGGCCTACGACATCGCCCGGTTGTCGACACCACCGGCGCATGTCACGCTGTCGGCATGCGACGTCGGGCAGTCCACGGTCACGATCGGGGACGAGAGCCTGGGCTTCACCGCCGCGTTGCTACACGCGGGGACCGATACCGTGGTCTCCAGCGTGACCAAAGTGGAACACAGTGCGGCGGCCGACGTCATGACCGCCTATCACGCCGGACTGGTCGCCGGCCATCGTCCGGCCCGGGCACTGGCCGAGGCGTCGGCTCGTCAGCCGTTCACCTCATTCGTCTGTTATGGAGCCGGCTGA